A genomic segment from Sparus aurata chromosome 10, fSpaAur1.1, whole genome shotgun sequence encodes:
- the LOC115589370 gene encoding complement C1q-like protein 3, which yields MSTSKPNMSDLGQSLYAMAEQLIALENRLKELEKGKTKVAFGTMLEKGGVHGSFKTDVTLAYNKVFTNIGGAYDSSTGVFTAPVAGVYYFTFFYQAGKNATKLELFKNSQVIVRTSEEKTSYDPTDNGGNAVVLQLEERDEVYLRMAANCQVWAGENHTYFSGFLLSKDQ from the exons ATGTCCACCTCCAAACCCAACATGAGTGACCTGGGGCAATCCCTGTATGCCATGGCAGAACAACTGATAGCTTTGGAAAACAGGCTGAAGGAACTGGAGAAAG GCAAAACCAAGGTGGCATTCGGCACAATGTTAGAGAAAGGTGGGGTTCATGGATCATTCAAGACAGACGTAACTCTGGCTTACAACAAAGTGTTCACAAACATCGGTGGTGCCTACGACAGCTCTACAG GTGTCTTCACTGCACCTGTTGCAGGTGTTTATTATTTCACCTTCTTCTATCAGGCTggaaaaaatgcaacaaagctGGAGCTCTTCAAGAACAGTCAGGTTATAGTCCggacatcagaggaaaaaactTCCTATGACCCAACTGATAATGGAGGAAATGCAGTTGTCTTGCAGCTAGAGGAAAGAGACGAGGTTTATCTGCGCATGGCTGCAAATTGTCAGGTTTGGGCAGGTGAAAACCACACCTACTTCAGTGGTTTCCTGCTCAGTAAGGATCAGTGA
- the LOC115589371 gene encoding cerebellin-2-like has translation MSTHKPNTSNLGQSLYAMAEQLIALENRLKTLEEGKTKVAFSALLEKGGEHGPFNTDVTLAYNKVLTNIGDAYNSSAGVFTAPVTGVYHFTFFYHAGLEHASKLMLFKNSEMIVMTSDQKSRNDPADTGGNAVVLQLQQADKVYVRMPKNNHVWAADHTTFSGFLLS, from the exons ATGTCTACCCACAAACCCAACACGAGTAATCTGGGGCAATCCCTGTATGCCATGGCAGAACAACTGATAGCTTTAGAAAACAGACTGAAGACACTGGAGGAAG gCAAAACCAAGGTGGCATTCAGTGCATTGTTAGAGAAAGGTGGGGAGCATGGACCATTCAACACCGATGTAACTCTGGCTTACAACAAAGTGCTCACAAACATCGGTGATGCCTACAACAGCTCTGCAG GTGTCTTCACTGCACCTGTTACAGGTGTTTATCATTTCACCTTCTTCTATCATGCTGGATTAGAACATGCATCAAAGCTGATGCTCTTCAAGAACAGCGAGATGATCGTCATGACATCTGATCAGAAATCACGCAACGACCCAGCTGATACTGGAGGGAATGCAGTTGTCTTACAGCTGCAGCAAGCAGACAAGGTTTATGTGCGCATGCCCAAAAATAATCATGTTTGGGCAGCTGACCACACCACCTTCAGTGGTTTCCTGCTCAGTTAG